One genomic region from Cryptococcus gattii WM276 chromosome C, complete sequence encodes:
- a CDS encoding uncharacterized protein (Similar to TIGR gene model, INSD accession AAW42618.1) encodes MVYWVFGYGSLIFKPPCHLDNPRADSEGSGYVKGVVRRFAQSSNDHRGTPEHPGRVVTVVEAKAWHALEGIELKDGEILPDDYVWGIAYRIDPEKAEEVKAYMEYREKVFEKHIPLTSYRLMLITNSARLHLPSRSGIHPISKPEDPAFVGYEPLDTLAKTILVREGPSGPNKDYLFKLAESVRHLYPHVKDDYLFNLEVVRP; translated from the exons ATGGTTTACTGGGTCTTTGGCTACGGGAGTTTGATCTTCAAACCTCC TTGTCACCTGGACAATCCACGAGCTGATTCTGAAGGATCTGGTTATGTGAAGGGTGTGGTCCGAAGGTTTGCACAGTCATCGAATGATCACCGTGGAACTCCCGAACATCCAGGTCGAGTTGTCACAGTCGTAGAAGCAAAGGCGTGGCATGCACTAGAAGGAATT GAACTGAAAGATGGTGAAATACTGCCTGACGACTATGTGTGGGGAATTGCCTATCGAATAGACCCAGAGAAGGCAGAAGAAGTAAAAGCATACATGG AGTATAGAGAAAAGGTATTTGAGAAACACATCCCGTTGACTTCATATCGATTAATGCTGATCACAAACTCAGCACGGTTACACTTGCCATCTCGTTCCGGTATACACCCTATCA GTAAACCCGAAGACCCTGCGTTCG TTGGTTACGAACCCTTGGATACTCTCGCGAAGACTATCTTGGTAAGGGAAGGCCCTTCTGGACCTAATAAA GATTATCTTTTCAAGCTTGCGGAGAGTGTGCGGCATCTATATCCTCATGTGAAGGACGACTATTTGTTCAATCTAGAGGTAGTACGCCCTTGA
- a CDS encoding Major facilitator protein, putative (Similar to TIGR gene model, INSD accession AAW42645.1), which translates to MLGLPSALLSALLLSSSAILRSHAFRVPISDTDSLREVCSGMYGGKDAYIEVTFDQTSSGQVALVIYEWKDVQYLGAQNGDEARTYICTTSAVRSGLCSDSQLGSFLTSFPDDVSPESSSIFTTPLKFSSDYTPTPTTDEDDDETLPTENGDQGETPTNVTEEPVQETGSIDDDMDEDATDQEEAEQIEELAETLGDGWRKRQVGDIVDDIATAVAASDDEPSEDSGDWTETESSTMAESDLSTSTDQVFVPVYSAPITYAVPKTGYYCVGIVPVTLVNSRDDVQERRATHAEYSGMVLFRNNFAGELPAVEYPKIHFYLALSIIYFVLGCGWAYLCTKHHRELLPMQYYISGTIVFLIIEMLAQFAYYRYINKHGGGTASLAFLFVIAVLNAARNSLSFFLLLIVCMGLSVVTHSLGSVMHRVRLLTALHFIFGVMYSVGTVKVELDDASLLIVLLLIFPLSLTLTAFLMWIIVSLNGTIMHLQARKQRHKLQMFQRLWRILVISVIAVAAFFVVSSMSLSNRMNEDYTPNSWRYRWILLDGSLATIYLCAFTAIAYLWRPTRDNVRFSMSQELAQDEAEADAEDYEIDALENGRGRGFGGHQQLLSRHDEDYDEDERKGLVRNGVGEENVVFAMGDDSDEEEDHVNGHGHRGTEYRDSGEVGGSSELGRARSKDRGKDD; encoded by the exons ATGCTCGGACTTCCGTCCGCCCTCTTATCTgctctcctcctctcctcaaGTGCAATTCTACGCAGCCATGCTTTCCGAG TCCCTATCAGCGACACAGATTCGCTGCGGGAAGTTTGCTCTGGCATGTATGGAGGCAAAGACGCTTACATAGAAG TTACTTTTGACCAGACGTCATCTGGTCAAGTTGCTTTGGTAATTTACGAATGGAAAGATGTCCAGTACTTGGGAGCGCAGAATGGAGACGAGGCT AGGACATACATCTGTACAACATCTGCCGTCCGATCTGGTCTTTGCTCGGATTCTCAGCTCGGTTCCTTCCTTACATCCTTCCCCGACGATGTCTCCCCTGAGTCGTCAAGTATCTTTACTACACCTCTCAAGTTCTCGAGCGACTATACCCCAACTCCCACGACAGACgaagatgacgatgagACCCTGCCAACAGAGAATGGGGACCAAGGGGAGACTCCCACCAATGTTACTGAGGAGCCTGTCCAGGAAACTGGCTCAATAGATGATGAtatggatgaagatgcTACTGATCAGGAAGAAGCTGAACAAATTGAAGAGTTAGCTGAAACTTTGGGGGATGGATGGCGAAAGAGGCAGGTGGGAGATATCGTGGACGACATTGCAACGGCTGTGGCAGCCTCCGATGATGAGCCGAGTGAGGACTCTGGAGACTGGACAGAAACCGAATCGTCCACGATGGCCGAATCTGACTTATCTACCTCTACGGACCAGGTATTTGTTCCTGTTTACAGCGCCCCCATTACCTATGCTGTACCCAAAACCGGATACTACTGCGTGGGGATTGTTCCTGTCACCCTTGTCAATTCTAGAGACGACGTTCAAGAACGACGAGCTACTCATGCCGAGTACTCTGGTATGGTGTTGTTCCGCAATAACTTTGCTGGAGAGCTCCCAGCTGTGGAGTACCCCAAGATTCAC TTCTATCTCGCTCTGAGCATTATATATTTCGTCCTCGGATGTGGGTGGGCGTATCTTTGCACCAAACACCACCGAGAACTCCT CCCTATGCAGTATTACATCTCCGGCACTATCGTGTTTCTCATCATCGAGATGCTCGCCCAATTCGCATACTACCGCTACATCAACAAACACGGCGGAGGGACGGCCTCCCTCGCTTTCCTTTTTGTCATCGCTGTCTTGAATGCCGCTCGAAACTCGCtcagcttcttcctcttgctCATCGTCTGCATGGGTCTCTCTGTGGTCACTCACAGTCTAGGTAGTGTTATGCACAGGGTTAGGTTATTGACTGCCTTGCACTTCATTTTTGGTG TGATGTACTCTGTGGGGACTGTGAAAGTTGAGCTCGAC GACGCATCTCTGCTCAtcgtccttcttctcatttTCCCCCTTTCACTAACTCTCACCGCATTTCTTATGTGGATTATCGTCAGCCTCAACG GTACTATCATGCATCTCCAAGCTCGTAAACAACGTCACAAGCTTCAAATGTTCCAGCGTCTCTGGCGTATCTTGGTCATTAGTGTTATCGCTGTTGCTGCCTTCTTTGTGGTGTCTAGTATGAGCTTGTCAAACAGGATGAATGAAG ACTATACCCCTAATAGCTGGAGGTATAGGTGGATCTTGTTGGATGGTTCTCTGGCTACTATATATCTATGTGCTTTCACAGCCATTGCTTACTTATGGCGCCCC ACCCGAGATAACGTTCGTTTCTCCATGTCACAAGAACTCGCGCAAGACGAAGCCGAAGCAGATGCGGAAGACTACGAAATTGATGCGCTCGAGAATGGACGCGGTCGCGGCTTCGGCGGACATCAGCAGCTTCTTTCTCGACATGATGAGGATTATGACGAGGATGAACGAAAGGGGCTCGTGAGAAATGGGGTAGGGGAGGAGAATGTGGTCTTTGCAATGGGTGATGATagtgatgaggaagaagatcatGTGAATGGGCATGGACATCGGGGGACAGAGTATAGGGATAGTGGAGAGGTTGGAGGGAGTAGTGAGCTGGGCAGGGCGAGAAGCAAGGATCGTGGAAAAGATGATTAG
- a CDS encoding 5-oxopent-3-ene-1,2,5-tricarboxylate decarboxylase/Fumaryl acetoacetate hydrolase, putative (Hypothetical Protein): protein MGCDTPPFTSWCSYGKLGHRGDSGTSSRKRATSIIGTNQEIYPHPKVTQTLDYEGELGIIIGKAGIQISREHAWDYVWGATIINDVTARGRQRDHKQFYIRKSLDTLCPMGPYAVHFRQSANSSQLMFDIPTLIATCSVGITLQPGDVIATGTPAGVCLSLGEFLKHRDVIDISISGLGTLSNTVGDPNRPPPAYAPLNGKGVVGSNATTKGMRWAGETGPVGS from the exons ATGGGATGCGACACACCGCCATTTACTTCATGGTGCTCCTATGGAAAGCTTGGACATCGTGGAGATTCTGGCACCTCTTCGAGGAAG CGCGCGACATCAATCATTGGCACCAACCAGGAGATCTACCCTCATCCCAAAGTAACCCAGACATTAGATTATGAGGGTGAATTAGGTATAATCATTGGAAAAGCTGGCATCCAGATCTCCAGGGAACATGCTTGGGATTACGTCTGGGGAGCAACTATCATCAACGAT GTCACTGCCCGAGGAAGACAACGAGATCATAAGCAATTCTACATCCGGAAGTCGCTAGACACATTATGTCCTATGGGACCGTACGCCGTCCATT TTCGTCAGTCCGCCAACTCGTCACAACTTATGTTCGACATCCCCACCCTCATTGCCACCTGTTCAGTGGGTATTACCCTCCAGCCGGGGGATGTGATCGCCACCGGAACTCCGGCGGGGGTATGTCTCTCTTTGGGCGAGTTTTTGAAGCACAGAGACGTTATCGATATTAGTATTTCCGGGCTGGGAACGTTATCGAACACTGTTGGAGATCCTAACAGGCCTCCACCTGCTTATGCTCCATTGAACGGAAAAGGGGTTGTAGGATCAAATGCCACAACGAAGGGGATGAGGTGGGCTGGAGAAACTGGCCCTGTGGGGTCATAA